One window of Sphingobacteriales bacterium genomic DNA carries:
- a CDS encoding proline iminopeptidase-family hydrolase, with product MKPQTLLFICLLTIYSALTSCTTQPKTAIEENTPSYFTPYEHGIQTGGVKTIRINTPKGEFNVWTKRFGNNPSQKVLLLNGGPGLSHEYFEFFESFFPKEGIEFIYYDQLACGNSDNPKDTSLYDLARYVDEVEQVRNALRLDKSNFYLLGHSWGGILAMEYALKHQQHLKGLIISNMMASAPEYGKYADEVLAKKLPPDVLQKIRAIEEKGDFENPEYMELLLPNFYAKHILRLEEWPEPVSRPFNKLNSDLYVIMQGPSEFGIAGKLATWDVSKELKNIQVPTLVIGATHDTMDPKYMEWMSKELPNGQFLLCENGSHMCMYDDQERYMSGVIKFIKSVPN from the coding sequence ATGAAACCCCAAACTCTACTTTTCATCTGTTTGCTGACCATTTATTCTGCACTCACCTCATGCACAACCCAACCGAAAACGGCTATTGAAGAAAATACACCCTCATACTTTACCCCTTATGAGCATGGCATACAAACAGGCGGGGTAAAGACCATCCGCATCAACACTCCAAAAGGAGAATTTAACGTTTGGACAAAGCGTTTTGGCAATAATCCGTCTCAAAAAGTTTTGTTGCTCAATGGCGGACCCGGATTGTCCCACGAATACTTTGAATTTTTTGAAAGCTTTTTCCCAAAAGAAGGGATTGAATTTATTTACTACGATCAGTTGGCCTGTGGCAACTCGGACAACCCAAAAGACACCTCACTCTACGATTTGGCGCGCTATGTGGACGAAGTGGAGCAGGTTAGAAATGCCTTACGGTTAGATAAAAGCAATTTTTACCTGCTCGGACATTCATGGGGCGGCATTCTCGCCATGGAGTATGCACTGAAGCATCAGCAACATCTGAAAGGGCTGATTATTTCAAACATGATGGCAAGTGCACCCGAATACGGAAAATATGCCGATGAGGTGTTGGCAAAAAAACTGCCCCCTGATGTGCTCCAGAAAATCAGGGCTATTGAAGAAAAAGGCGATTTTGAAAACCCCGAATACATGGAATTACTCCTGCCCAATTTTTATGCAAAACATATCCTGAGATTAGAAGAATGGCCGGAGCCCGTGAGCCGTCCTTTCAACAAACTGAACAGCGATTTGTATGTCATCATGCAGGGGCCAAGCGAGTTTGGTATTGCCGGCAAACTTGCTACCTGGGATGTGAGCAAAGAGTTGAAAAACATTCAGGTTCCTACCCTCGTCATTGGCGCTACTCACGACACCATGGATCCGAAATATATGGAATGGATGAGCAAAGAACTTCCTAATGGTCAGTTTTTACTCTGTGAAAACGGCAGCCACATGTGTATGTATGACGATCAGGAACGCTATATGTCAGGGGTTATTAAATTTATTAAATCGGTTCCGAATTGA